The genomic DNA CCTCGAACAGCGCCACCAACACCGCCGAGCGTGCGTCGGCGCCTTCGTATACCGGGCCGACGTTTTCGACTGCTGACCAGACATCAAGCATCGACGCAGTTTACGACGATAGGCTGTAGCCGATGTTGTCCACCGCTCCGCGATACACCCCCTCCCTCATGTTGCGTCCGTTCCGCCGGCGCGACGTTGGCGCCTTGGAAGAAGCCGTCAACGAGTCCTTGCGTGATCTCAAACCATGGCTGCCGTGGGCCCAGAAAACGTATGGTCGCCACCATGCGCTGCAGTTCATCAAAGAGAGCCTTAATGCATGGAACGGGAACCGTGCGTTCGACTTTTCGATCCGCGGCGCGAGCGACCCGGCTCGCCATCTTGGCAACGCATCGGTGTGGTACACCTCGCACGCTAACCAGAGCGGCGAGATCGGCTACTGGGTGCGTTCCGGAGCGCTTCGTCAGGGAGTGTGCACAGAGGCGACTGCGCGGATACTCCAGGTCGCGTTCGAAGAACTTGAGATGCACAAGATCACCCTACGGATAGCGGTCGGCAACGTTGGATCTGAACGTGTGGCGCACAAACTCGGCTTCCTTAAAGAGGGGATTCTGCGCCATGAGGTGCGAATTGGTGATGACTGGCTCGATCACTCGGTATGGTCGATATTGGCAGAGGAGTGGCCGATCGAGCGCCACCGATACGGTGGCCACGGCTGGGTATGACATTTGCAGCGCATGGCTAGCTTCATGTACAACGTGTTCTTCCCGAGGCGTGGGAAGATACTGGTGTGAACCAAAAAGTCGTCCTCATAACCCAAAGAGTTCTTTTCGCATTCATCGCGGTTGTTTTCATGCTTGTGGCTATCACCACCTTTCAGAAGATTGTCGGAGAAAACGAGTCCGTCGCGATCCGCCCACCAACGACTTCCCCGATCGTATCAACGACAACGACAACGACAACGACAACGACAACGACAACAACACAACCCCCAGCGGTCGTTACGACGACACTTGCGCTTCCCACGACGACGGGGGTGCTAGTGGGTTCATGCACCATGCCTACGCCGGCTGAAGACGGAGGTAGGCTCGTCCGGTTGTACTTCACCTGCGGGTCGCAACCCTTTCCGGCGACAAATACTTCAGTAGTGCGCCGCGTCGAGGCAACCAACCGCTCTTTCACTGCGACACTCACAGAGCTGACAAAGGGACCGACCGAACCCGAGGCATCGTCAGGGTTTCGCTCTTTCTTCAACGAGAACACGTACGGGGCGTTCGATGCCGTGTTCCTCAACAAAGGGCGCGCAACGGTCGAGTTCTCGCGCCCCGTCCTGGATCGCACGCTCACCGAGAGCGAGGCGGCGTTTTTCATCGCAACCGTCAACACCAGCGTGTTCCAATTCAAAACGGTTGATTCGGTGGAGTACCGCATCAGCGGCGATTGCAACGAATTTTGGGAACCGCTCGGGTCACGATGCGTCATTGTGACCCGTGAAAACTGGGAGACACAGGTACGAGATTGGCGCTCTGCAAACGGTTGATCGATGACTAGACACACCACGGTCGCGAAGGGCGCGACTGTTGGCTTCCAACGAGGAGCCGGCCGTAATTCTGCGACAAACGGTCAAGAAGAAATTTCGCTGAAATCGCTTAAGAATCTGCAACCGGACCGACAGACCCTCTGCGAACGGGTAACCCCAAATGGCGAAGCGATATGGATCCGGCTCGGCATCACCACCAATAGCCGATGATTCATTCCCTTCACAAGGAGTTCCGCTAAGGATTCTCCTCGACACGTCGCTTCGTTATGGGTTACCAGCACT from Acidobacteriota bacterium includes the following:
- a CDS encoding GNAT family N-acetyltransferase; the encoded protein is MLSTAPRYTPSLMLRPFRRRDVGALEEAVNESLRDLKPWLPWAQKTYGRHHALQFIKESLNAWNGNRAFDFSIRGASDPARHLGNASVWYTSHANQSGEIGYWVRSGALRQGVCTEATARILQVAFEELEMHKITLRIAVGNVGSERVAHKLGFLKEGILRHEVRIGDDWLDHSVWSILAEEWPIERHRYGGHGWV
- a CDS encoding GerMN domain-containing protein, which encodes MNQKVVLITQRVLFAFIAVVFMLVAITTFQKIVGENESVAIRPPTTSPIVSTTTTTTTTTTTTTTQPPAVVTTTLALPTTTGVLVGSCTMPTPAEDGGRLVRLYFTCGSQPFPATNTSVVRRVEATNRSFTATLTELTKGPTEPEASSGFRSFFNENTYGAFDAVFLNKGRATVEFSRPVLDRTLTESEAAFFIATVNTSVFQFKTVDSVEYRISGDCNEFWEPLGSRCVIVTRENWETQVRDWRSANG